TTAGTGTACCGTCTGTTCTCATTGCCGTTAAAGCTTTGTTCACTTCTTGCTGAAGTTTTTTGCCTTTAGCATTGTTTACGAAAGGCCAAGCGTTTTCGATTTTTTCAAAAGGAGAACCTGCAAGTTGCAGTGGTAAGCCTGACTTTTTAATCAATTCAAGAGCAGATAGACGATCCATCACAAAGGCATCAGAACGACCTAAAACCACATCTTGTTCAATGCCAGTATCATACGTTTTGATGTTAATTTTGCCATCTGTATCGTATTTACGTAGTAGTTGTTCAAAGTTAGAACCTAAGTTAACAGCCACTTTCTTACCTGCAAGATCTTGGATACCCTTGATCGAGGTATTACCTTTACGTACCGTAATTTGTGCACCATCGATAACGTACGGGTCAGAGAACAGGTATTTTGCTTTACGCTCATTAGTAATAGAGATTTGATTGGAAATGGTATCAATACGACCTGTTTCTAATAAACCAAATAATCCAGAGAAGCTTGCCGTCACAAACTTGACATCATAGTTGTTGCGTTTACCAATCTCATTCCAAAGGTCAACTTCAAAGCCTTGCAGTTTATCCTGTTTCACGAAAGTGAACGGGAAATAGCGGCCTGACATACCTACTTTTACTTCGGTTGCTGCTTGCGCGCTAGCTGCCACAATTGCAAAGCTTGCAATCAAAGCTTTTAACCAATTTTTCATTTTAGAATCTCCACATTTGAATGGCGCTAATATTACTGTTTATCCACTCAATAATAAAAAGAATTAGAAGTTATGATACATAACCGAATAGAAACTTAAAAATGGGGATAACTTCACAGGATCGTGGGATATGTGGATCATAATGTGAGTAAAGTTGGGTAACTTGTGTGGATCCTAAAAATTATGACGAATAGATTGTGAATAACTAGGATCTTATTCACATGGAATTTTGATCAATCGCTGGCGATCTTAGTTATCAACAGGTAGAATTGTCGGTCTTTATCGATCATTGATTTAGAGTGAGGGAAACGTGTCGTCTTCGCTTTGGTTGCAATGTTTGCAACAGCTTCAAGAAGAACTATCAGCTACTGAATTCAGTATGTGGGTTCGTCCGCTTCAGGCGGAGCTTAATGACAATACTCTCACTTTGTTTGCTCCTAACCGTTTTGTTTTAGACTGGGTGAGAGATAAATACATCCATAATATCAATCGGTTACTGCAGGAGTATTGTGGTAATGATGTCCCTAATTTGCGCTTCGAAGTGGGTAGTCGCCCTGTCGTAGCGCCAAAACCTGCGCCTGTGCGTACCAAGGCCGATCTTGCGGCAGAGTCGTCTGCGCCTGCTCAGTTGGTGCACCGTAAACCGGTTCACAAAACATGGGAAGATGATGAAGACGAAGTAGCGGACATTCGTCACCGTTCTAATGTTAACCCTAAGCATAAGTTTAATAATTTTGTTGAGGGTAAATCTAACCAACTTGGTTTAGCCGCAGCACGCCAAGTCTCTGATAATCCTGGAGCTGCTTATAACCCATTGTTCCTTTATGGAGGGACCGGTTTGGGTAAAACTCACCTATTGCACGCGGTTGGTAATGCCATTGTGGATAACAAACCGAATGCGAAGGTCGTGTATATGCACTCGGAACGTTTTGTTCAGGACATGGTAAAAGCACTACAAAATAACGCAATTGAAGAGTTCAAACGTTACTATCGTAGTGTTGATGCATTGTTGATCGATGATATTCAGTTTTTCGCTAACAAAGAACGTTCGCAAGAAGAGTTCTTCCACACGTTTAACGCATTACTTGAAGGCAACCAACAGATCATTCTGACTTCAGACCGCTATCCAAAAGAGATCAGTGGTGTAGAAGATCGTTTGAAATCTCGCTTTGGTTGGGGCCTTACCGTCGCAATCGAGCCTCCAGAGTTGGAAACTCGCGTTGCGATTTTGATGAAAAAAGCGGAAGACCATCAGATTCATCTACCAGATGAAGTGGCGTTCTTTATTGCTAAACGTCTGCGTTCGAATGTTCGTGAGCTAGAAGGTGCTTTGAACCGTGTTATTGCGAATGCGAACTTTACCGGTCGTCCAATTACGATTGATTTCGTACGTGAAGCGTTACGTGATTTACTAGCGTTACAAGAAAAATTGGTTACCATTGATAACATTCAGAAAACGGTCGCAGAATACTACAAGATTAAAGTGGCAGACTTATTGT
This genomic window from Vibrio tritonius contains:
- a CDS encoding amino acid ABC transporter substrate-binding protein; the protein is MKNWLKALIASFAIVAASAQAATEVKVGMSGRYFPFTFVKQDKLQGFEVDLWNEIGKRNNYDVKFVTASFSGLFGLLETGRIDTISNQISITNERKAKYLFSDPYVIDGAQITVRKGNTSIKGIQDLAGKKVAVNLGSNFEQLLRKYDTDGKINIKTYDTGIEQDVVLGRSDAFVMDRLSALELIKKSGLPLQLAGSPFEKIENAWPFVNNAKGKKLQQEVNKALTAMRTDGTLSKISEKWFETDITK
- the dnaA gene encoding chromosomal replication initiator protein DnaA; amino-acid sequence: MSSSLWLQCLQQLQEELSATEFSMWVRPLQAELNDNTLTLFAPNRFVLDWVRDKYIHNINRLLQEYCGNDVPNLRFEVGSRPVVAPKPAPVRTKADLAAESSAPAQLVHRKPVHKTWEDDEDEVADIRHRSNVNPKHKFNNFVEGKSNQLGLAAARQVSDNPGAAYNPLFLYGGTGLGKTHLLHAVGNAIVDNKPNAKVVYMHSERFVQDMVKALQNNAIEEFKRYYRSVDALLIDDIQFFANKERSQEEFFHTFNALLEGNQQIILTSDRYPKEISGVEDRLKSRFGWGLTVAIEPPELETRVAILMKKAEDHQIHLPDEVAFFIAKRLRSNVRELEGALNRVIANANFTGRPITIDFVREALRDLLALQEKLVTIDNIQKTVAEYYKIKVADLLSKRRSRSVARPRQLAMALAKELTNHSLPEIGDAFGGRDHTTVLHACRKIEQLREESHDIKEDYSNLIRTLSS